The genomic stretch ACTGGGGCTTATTCCTAGAAGCAGTGCTTCCACTGACATCTGCCTGCAGAACAGCTGAGACTTATTTGCTCCTTGCTCAAAACCCTAGTTTTGGCTCTTTTAGGGGTGAATGGCAAGAAGAGGGGATTGAATTAGCGATTTCCGATTTCCCTTATCTTTAGCAGGCTGAAAGTGTACTgaaagaaggtatttttttttttaaagatttttatttatttatttgagagacagagagtgagtgagtgagcatgacCTGGGAGAGAGgtaaagggggagagggagaagccgactcccggTTGAGCAGGGAGCTTCATGTGGGGCTGAATCTCTGgcctctgagatcacaccctgagccggagtcagaggcttaactgattgagccctCCAAGTGTCCCTGAAAGGTATGTTTATAGGGATTTAGTTGTTTTGTGGGAGGGCCCCTGGAAATCCTCTGTATTCCCTGAAAGTGACATTCTCTGTAGTATGGTCATGTTACTGTCATTTATTTGggtattgtttttaatttgttattattaaaaataatgttgacattcccatttttgtactttttttaaaaaaattttttatttatttatgatagtcacagagagagagagagagaggcagagacacaggcagagggagaagcaggctccatgcaccgggagcccgatgtgggattcgatcccgggtctccaggatcgtgccctgggccaaaggcaggcgccaaaccgctgcgccacccagggatccctcatttttgtACTTTAATCCTATGCACCTAGGCATATCTGTGAAGTACATTATTGGAAGTAAAATTGCTAGATTGATAATAGATTCTGTCAGTATTGTCCTTCCAAAAAGATTCTGGCAATTTATGCTCCTTCTTGCAACAgttgagggccctcttcctgcaTGCCCCCCAAAACGCTATTTGTTACCaatatttaggattttaattttctaaacttTTATTCTCAACCATTTATATTGTGAAATATAGCACGGCCCAGTGATGTGTCACAAAGCAAACTCTTGTGGAATTACTTATGTCTGGATGTAGAAAACTGGGAGCCAAACATAATCCCTGTTGTTATTCTGCTActtattcctctttcttttcttccaagaaCTGTTGTATTGACTTATATTTCTtgagtttagttttgcttttgagCTTTATATATGGaattctacctttttttaaagaaggaaaaacaactcTATATACTGTTTGTAAGATTCACTCATGTTACTGtgtgcatttctatatacttgcATTGCTTTATAGTGATCACTGAATAGCTATACCATGCTTTATCCATGTTACtgttgatggatgtttgggttCTCTGTTTTGGGCTGCTGTGGATAAAGCTGCTTATAAAACATTCTTACCCAGATCTCTTGGTGTACATGTTACATGTTTCTCTTGGATGTgttcctaggagtggaatttctgggccaGAGATTTGAGCATATTAGCTTTAGGAGATACTGCAAAACAGTTACCTCCTTATATTCCCTACAACTGACTAGAGTAGTTCCCATCACTCCTCATCTTCTCCACCACTTGGCTGTGgcttttttagccattctggtgacTAGTGGTGGCTTGTTGTGATGATGAGATTAAGCAccctttcatatgtttattggccatctgtgtTTTGCGTGAAGCCTCTTGCCCAGGTTTTGTATGactctttttcttactgatttgtaggagttctttatgtattctggatagaagccctttgtcagatatatatgCTACTGGTGTCTTTGACTGTAGTTTGTTACTCTACTCTCTCACTGGAATACTTTTAAGAATTCGGAagttcgggcagccccggtggcgcagtggtttagcgctgcctgcagcccggggtgtgatcctggagacccaggatcaagtcccacatccggctccttgcatggaacctgcttctccctctgcctgtgtctctgcgcctctctctctctctctctgtgtctctcatgaataaataaataaaatctttaaaaaataaataaattcctttaaaaaaaaagaattcggAAGTTCATAATTTTAAGGTAGTTTAATTTATGTCTTTCTTAAGAAGTGTTTATATTGGGCAgcacagcccaggtggcttagcggtttagtgccactttcagcccagagcctgatcctggagacccaggatcaagtcccatgttgggctccctgagtggagcctgcttctccctctgcctgtgtctctctgtctctctgtctctcatgaataaataagtaaaatctttaaaaaaaaaaaaaaaagtgtttatattttatctatcttAGGGTCCTCCAGGTATTAAGAAACCTTTATTGTTTTGCCTATCTCATTTGGTGGGTATGGCATGAggtagggttttattttattttcatatggaaTTTTCCCAGAATCACAGGAATTATCCTTATCACTAGAGTCAAAACAAGCCTTGATACCCAGTAGAGCAAATCCTTTTACCTTCTTCAAGAATATCCTTTTCCTTGTAATCTTAACCTTTGCTTGTGTACATAGATCTTGGAATTAACTTGTTCAGTTCTACAAGGAAAAGCAGTAACAAAcctgttgggattttgattggttTGGCATTAAAATGACAACAGGAGCTAACAACTctacaatattgagtcttccaacatgggcattttctattattttaggtgttattaaaaactaataaaagtgttttaggattttctttctttctctctctctttctctctctctttctttcctttcaagattttatttattcatgatacagagaaggggcagagacacaggcagagggagaagcaggctccatgcaggaagcctgactccatccctggactccagtatcacgccctgggtggaaggtaggcactaaaccgctgagcctctgGGATTCCCTGGGATTTTCTTTAGAGGGGTCTTATTTTATTAGATGTACTCCTAGATATTTGATGGTTTTAGATATAAatggtatgttttaaaatatattttttaaagatcgtatttatttattcatgagaaacacacacacagaggcagagaaacaggcagtgggagaagcaggctccatgcggggagcctgatatgggacttgatccagggaccacaggatcatgacctgagccaaaggcagatgctcaaacattgagccaccaggtgcccctaaaatatttcttaaaaaagattttgagagagaactcacacaagcaggggcagcagcaggcagagggaaccgGAGAAGCtgtcctccctgctcagcagggagccagacatgaggctcatcccaggaccccaggaccatgatctgagctgaaggcagatgcttcactgactgagccaaccaggggcctctcttttaaaatatttcattttaggggcccctgggtggctcggttaagtgtctgactcttggttggggcttaggtcatgatctcagggtgctgggatcgagcctcacaggTTTCCTGTTCAGCGGAGAGTCTCTTTGTCCTTATttcctctcccttgcccctccatGTGCACGCACTCtaagataaaataaagacatttttatatttcattttaaagtgttTGGGATATAGAGGAATGCAATTGGTTTTTCTATTTGACCTTTTATATGTcaaccttgctaaactcactGATTCTAACCATTCACTTAGAGCTTTTGGATTTTGGTTATATGGAATCATAtgtctatgaatttgattatttgCTTTCTAATCCTTATGCCTTTTACTTTGGTTTGCTTAGCTGTATGTAGTTATGACAGTTAGAAATCTAGTCTCATTCCCATTCTCAGAGAAACCATTTTACCACTAACTTATTTGTTGTAGGTTTTtggggttatttattttttatacaaataacaaatattttaattaaggtgtttcttttttttttgcatacatgTTTGTGGGTGATGttttttgtaatatctttgtTAAGTCTTAGTATTGACGGTATGCCTGCCTCATTAAACATATGAAGAATGTTTGCTCATTTTCCGGTTCTCTGGAAGAGGTGAAGAAAGAACTgtatcattttttccttaaatgggcatccaggcgcccctcataaTCTTTTTTGTATCGACTACTAGCAACATTCCATTATGGTGGGAGAACACAGTCCATATGGTCCTTTGAAATCTGAGATTAGCTCTTGATCCTTTGAAATATGTtgtaatttgttttatatataaaggtcaatatatttaaaaaatgcttctgtGCATACTTGGAAAAAAGGTGTCTTCTCAAATTGTTGTGCAATGTTTTATATCTTCCCATTAGGTCAGAATGTGTTCAGATCTTTTATAACCTTATTTTACTGTCTGCTTCTTCCAAAAGGAAGATGTTTTGAAGTTTTACATAATAATTATGGAATTTTCTGTTAGTTATTTTGAGGCAGGCTATATTATCAGCTTCCTTAAATTTGTAATTGTTAAACCCTctggtaaataaaaattttcattttcaagtgtcatttataattttcaatgCCCTTATCTCTGTAAAGTTTCCTTTGATACCAGTGTAACTTATCTAGGttcttttggttaatatttgCACTGCattatctttttctgtttttgtttttcttgtttttttgtttttgtttttttaatattttatttatttattcatgagagagaaagaggcagagggaaaggtaggctctgtgcaaggagcctgatatgggatttgatcctgggacttcaggatcacgccctgggccgaagccaggtgctaaactgctgagccacccagggatcccctctttttctgtttttaatatttgtgtttgCAATTAACCATTTATCATGGTTTGATATTTTTTTACTTGGGTTTAATTTTTACCGCCTGCTTtattaggtttcttttctttcaggttattgttattatttttttatcacaCCATTTCTCCTCTCTGTTGGAAGTTTCTGagtctcttgctttttctctcttaatgGTTATCCTAACCTTTGCAGCAAGCGGTTGACCTCTAGCACCTTCACTCTGTTTTTGGACAAGAAAATTCTTAGAGTGTATTTTATTGTCCCCCTGACTTAAATCCTATTGCTGTGTATTCTCTTGTTTTAAACTCAAGGAGATGATTACCGTTTATACAGTCCATGTCCTTTTACCAACATGTTTCTCGTGTTGCTCTTGCTTGGCCCTGCACCCCAGAGCTTTTACCTCTGGGATGATGTTGTCTGAAGATACCCTTGTGTCTCCTCAGTGTAGGTCTGCTAGTGACTCAGCCTTGTGTTTGTTTTGTGATGTGTaaaagtgattttgtttttttagagtcATTCTTGAGTCTGTGGCTTGATGTCTTTActcagttttggaaaatatttggcCTTATTAACATCTTCAAATTTGATTTCTGTCCGTTTCCTTCGTATTTTCCAGCTATTTTACTTAACATACTTCATTCTGGATATTTTTCCTTGGACCTATCTTCCAGTGTAGCAAGTCTCTTGAATTTTTCCTAATCTGTTAAAACTATCTCTTAAATTcttaatattgatttttatattttttcagttctagaattcaCATATAGTCTATAGTCTCCAGCTCTCCTCTCAttcttaattttgtcttttattctttgaCCAGAGCAGCATATCTGTCTGGTACCTATAGCAGTTGGGGACCATGTGTAGGTCTGCTGACCTGGGACTGGGATATTTTTGCACATTTTCACTCATGTCATGTGTTATACCTGCATATTTTAATTTGTGTGCCAGTCACTGTATTTTACAGTTCTTTAGAAATTATTTGTAAGGCCTGGGATAGTGTCTTCTTCCAGAGGAGATCTTGGGTTTGCTTCTGCTGGGGGCCAGGGAAGCCCTAGCAAGTCGGGGGTCCTCTCACCCCAGTTTTGGTGACTCATCTCTTTGAAGCAGGGCTGCAGGTCCTGGAAGGCTGCTAACCTGAAGACAGGGTTCACGGTTCCCCAGCTTCCTCTGGTTGTGCCGCAGTTGGGCTGGCCCTGAAGACACAGGCTTTACTCAAAGTGAAAGTCTAGCCCTTCCATTCTCCATTCTGTGTCTGACTATATTTGTAGTTTTGTGCATCTGATAAGTGaaaaatgtttggtataatttgcatttccttgattagtAGTGAGTGAGAGCTGTTCAATCTAACAAATTCAAATGATAATGTGAAACTTCGAAAAACAAAGGGGGTTTTGCAGCTGGTTCCTGGACTGTGGTGGGGCGCGGTCCTGGTGCTGACCTCTCCGTCCCCACAGGTGCAGCAGTACCGGGTGGCCATGACTGCGAAGGACTGCTCCATCATGATTGCGCTCTCCCCTTGCCTGCAGGATGCGAGGTGAGCTGCTTCTGCTGTCCCCTCACACCTAATCGTGCACCGCGGTTTGCTTAACTGCTTGCTCTCTATacgtttgtgatttttttttttaaagattttttttgagagCAAGCGACTATGAGAGAGGCcatgagccagggggagggggaggagaagcagactccccaccaagcagggagacGACATGGGGGTGCGATCCtgagacactgagatcatgacctgagctgaaagcagatgcttcactgactcaGCCACGCAGGCACCTCTATAAGCTTGCGATTCAGTTGGAAAGACATTTAGAGAGAATAACTTACAATGTCCTATTAGAGACTACTATGATTTTCTAAGAATATACTCCAAAGACTTAGCAGCAGTTTGAATCCTATGGTAGAAATTCCTCTCAAAGCCCCACGTGCCCACTGATGTGTGGAGGCCAGAGGAGCCTCCTTGGCCCTCACTTTGCCTATGGGGCAGCACGTCTGCCATCCGGCTTCCTGTTGGCAGGTCTCCTTGGATGTTAGTATTGTGTCTggtcccctccccttccttttttttaggaATTCAGGATGAACCTGATAATCTTTTTTTGCTAATTAGATGGCGTCGTCAGCAGTGATCCTCGTGGTGCCAAACCCCACACAGTGTTTGTGGAATGTTCTACATTCTTCTGACATGTGTTCCTGGGTCAGGATGACCTTATCGTTGGCTGCCAGCCACCCCTTTTTGAACTAAACATTCCCAGGGCTGCTGTTCCCTGGCAGGCACAGAGCAGAGAGGAAACACATAGGGATGTTCAGAGGGTGTGGCACACACAGAGGCTGTTCTGTTTAGTTGAGGACCCCCGTGATCCCGTGAGGAAGGGATCCGTGCCTGCCGTGCGCTGATGCGGTCACATGACAGGAGCATGCAGAGGTCACCCGCTGCCCTTCCTGAAACAGGCCTGCCCTCAGGAATGCACGGGGCTGGCCGGGGCCTGGCAGGCCCCACCAGCTGCTTGGCAGATGCGGTCAGGGCAGGGGTGGAATACAGGCCCCGGAGCCCTGTGGGGCAGCGTGGAAGAGTCCGGCGTTGGGAGTGGAGCCCTGGGCTCACGGGAGGTTGTGCTGGACACAGCGACATGTTGTGTAGCTTGAGCGCCGGTTGGGTCATGGCTGGGACCCCAGCGGCTGAGTCCGGATGCCCTCTCCCCACAAGGTGCACTTGGGAGCAGGCATGGAAAGTGAGAGCCTCGGCCTTGATTAGCTTCCTTAGAACAGGAGTGTGTTcattttcccctcctcccaggcaGGAGCTTGGGAAATTCGTGGTATTTGGGATGCCTTCCAAATCTAGAAGAGTAGGAAGTGTGGGGAAACTAGGACTCCTGAGTATTTTTCTTGGGCTTATCTAAGCTTATGTATTTAACCAGTCGCCGGACGTGAGCCTCTGAGGGCTGAGTGAGATGGATACACAGCAGTTTTAGTACGGAGTTCAAAACTGGCCTCTCAGTGGTTGGTTTTAATACAAATTGTTCGTTTTTTGTTATAAGCACATGACTATTCTGATgtttagaaaacacaaaactaagccttaaaaacaaaacatcaaacaCTGCAGATAAGATGTGAGACTAAGGCACGAAACCAGATCTCTCTCCCCAGAGGTGAGGAGCCTCAGTGAACAAATGGGCTTCTCAGCAGATGTGGGGAAAAGTGCGTGAAGGAAGTTTACTGCGGCGGGCTGGGGAAAGGCTGGGCCTGTGTGCTCCTGGTGGGCATCACAGGGCGTGAGCCCTGAGcagggtgggggtttggggtccGTGTGTCTTCAAGCTGCTCTTTCCTTTGCAGCTCCGATCAAAGGCCTGTGGTCCTTTCATCGAGATCCAGgtttgctttctctgtgtctgtgctGGACCTTGACCTCAAGCCCTACGAGAGCATTCCTCACCAATACAAACTGGATGGCAAGATAGCCAACTTCTATTCAAAGACTGTACACGCCAAAGACACGGCCATGATGTCGCCCAGGTTCAAGGAGAGCGAGGACTGCACGTTAGTCCTCCATAAGGTCTAAGCGCTTCCTTCGGGGTCTCGGAGCCTCGAACACACAATGCGAGGGTTGGACGAGAGCGCTGTTCTGTTGTGCTGGGAGACCTCTGGCTGTGAACATGGTTGCTGTTTAGCCCTTGTGCAGGCGGGACTGCGTCTGGGGGACCGGGAATGGAAGGTCAGCAGACGCACCCTCCGGGATGAGGAGGTGGGGGCTCGTGCGCCGtgtccccaccccttcctccccacctggggctcatgTTTAATCTCTGATGTCAAAGCCTTAAGACCCAAGGTTTGGCGCTCCTACCACCACATGCTAACGTAGAAAACTTGAATTGTCCCATACATCTTATAGTTTGGACTTGAAGGAAAACATGGATACTACTGGACCTGTCCCAGCCGAGTTACGTGGTCACTGTTTTCTGTGCGAGCCTCTGGTCAGCACAGATGTTGTGGGCGCTGTGCTGCCCACAGGCAGGTGGCTGGTGTGAACGTTGGTCCTGAGCTGTTGTGGACTCGGGGTCTCTGTGGAGGTGCCACGGCCACCGCTCTGCACAGGGTCATCGGGGAGTGGGACTCAGGTCACGGGCAGACACCACTCACATGAGCACTGAGTCTCTTTAGCtcaatgattttctcttttacttcagTGGAGATGAGGTGTTCCTGCCCCAGTGTGGTCGCTGCTGCCCAGAGCGGGGGTCAAGGCGACTCCACGCCAGGCGCTCTGGGTGTGCAGGGAGCCCCGCCGGAGCCAGTGTGATGCATCCCTGCTCCCTCAAGATGAGTGACTTCTGGCTGGCACCAAGAGGGTTCTCGTTGGGGTCACCGTGGGTGTGCCCGGCTGCTATGAAAACTGTGGGGAATCTTGGCTTCGGTTTTTTATTCCATGGTAGGTTGTACAGATTATTTATATCATCGTTTTGAGGAACTAATGAAGGTTTATTGTAACATAAGATTATAATAGTGAAACCACGGGATTGTATGAAAATGctacatgaaaaataatattttgctgaTTGTAAATTTTTGTGGGGAATTTTGTGATAACTTGAGAATTATACTTGTTTGAATCAAACCAGCTCTCAGAATTTATTCAACGTTGTTCTAACATTTACATCTTCCACACTTGAAGGTTCAAAAAGGTGCCAAATGACTTGTGGCTCCTCTGTGTGCACTGGGGGGCAGGCAGCTGGTGAGATGCCCCCACAAGGACATGGGAGGATGGAAGCATCTGTGTTGCTGGTGTGTGTGAGGTGGGCTTGCCTGGGGTGCTGCCCTGGGGTGTGGTGGGGGAAGGCCCTTCGATGCAGAGGCTTCGTATGAGGGGACAAGGCTGCATTACTGCATTTTTTAAGCTGATTACTCCACTTCTATGTGAAGACCACAAAGAAAGAGTGGGGGGCAGAGCAGGGTGGCAAGGTGGGTGGTGTGTTGCCCTGGTGTCTGGAATGTCTAAGGACTGTGGCCCCTGCGTGGCAAGGGGAGGGCCAACCCTCAGGACGCCTCCACCCTCAGACTTGGTGAGAGGGGACCAGCTGCTCCCCCAGATCCAAGGATGGACACTTCTGTACTTTCTGAAAagttaagcttttattttttttttcgtaaTCTATACCAACGTGGGGCTCacctcacgaccccaagatcaagagttgcatgcaccCCCAACCAAGCCTGCCAGGCATATGATCCATGTCtggcattttgttttcaaatagtcatgtttatttttccacatcCCGTCAGCTTATATATCATGTGCCGAAACTGCACAGACACTGTGTCCTAAAGGCGTGGTTTTTCTCTGGAAGCCGGTAACTCTTTATGTGGAATGAAATCACACACCTGCGTGTTTGCCGGAAACTGGTTGTCTGCTGGGCACAGAGATGTTATCAGGCTTTCTAGAGCAGCTTCGATGCCCAGCACACCCAGCAGGGTTCTGAAGCGGAGGGGCGCAGTCTCCAGGATGTGGTGCTGGTCTAGCTCCAGGGCTGCAGGGAGAACATGTGGCTGAGACGCTCCGCCAAGGCTTCCCCCAACGCCTCCACCCCTTGACAACTGTCATGACTGTGAGCCAGGCATGGACCAGGCACGGACTTGCACGCCAGGGCTGGGAACTGTCCCTTCTCACCTCTACTTTCAATTACTGGTAAATGGATGTAAACTGTACACAGAGATTTCCAACTTTTGATTCTTGCCATGAAAACCAGATGCCAGAAGCAGGCGTCAGTTGGGCACATAAGTCCTCAGCACTTCCCCTGTGGGCCCCTACCTTGCTGTGGCACTTTGGGGAGAAGATCCAGCTTCGGAAaaaccttcccttcttcctccatgTGCATCCTCCAAACGACGACCAGCTCGAACCTGGAAGATGTGAAATCCATCCCTAAGTGCTGTTTGGAATCTGTGAAGTGTCAACAATGTGGCACTGTCACCCTCCCCGAGCAGGTGCCCCTGCATACATCTGCCCACCAACAAAGAGGGAACAGACCCCAAGACCCAGCAGAATGCTGTTCCGTCCATGATGTAGAGCAACAGGGATGTGTGCTGCTCTGAGAAGCAGCAGCGACAGGAAGTCGAGCTGCTACCCCCAGGCTCCTGCTGCCAGCACAGGGCCCATGGACTCAGGGGTCAGAACCCAAATGCCCAAGACCTGGAGGCGGCAGGAATACACTGCTAACGGAGCAGAAGCACCGAGGCCGAAGTGCACACAGCTACCCGAGCCCACAGGAGCTCGCTCTGGGGTGATGCTGACGGACGCAGGACGTCCAAGAAGCCCGCAGTTATGGAGCCATTTTAAGGTCTGAAAACAAAACGTGTAGGCTGTGCACATGCCTCAGGTGCGTGGGGGGCGGGGTCCCCACATGCACACACGGGCCCCAGGGGTCCTCTCTGCCTTTCCCGCAGCCAGCCAGTGAGGACAGAGCCTGGTCTGCAGAGGGCCTAGCACCACAGCTGCGGCTGCACTGCCCTCGCCCTCATAGTTCTGTTGTCTCCAGGTCACCTGACACTCGCATTCTACCACTTGGACCCCTCATCTGGGTGCTGGGGAGGCTGCCCTGTGGGGCGTCCACACTCACCCTGGCTGGCAGGCGCTCCGGACCCCCATGCAGCTGGACGCGGCCCCCTCTGGGAGGTGCACGACTTCCGGGTACTTGTCCTGGGGGAGATGAGGCAGGAATGGGGCACTCAAGCGGCGTCCATCCACGCGTGTTGCAGTGCCCTGGCTGAGGCCTGCTGCGGGACTGTCCTGGTCCCCACACCATGCAGGCTCCACGCCACACAAGCCCCACGGTGCAGACGGCACATCCTCATGAGGGACAAGGAGGCAGGATTTCCCTGGAGTAGTGCGTCTAGGGCCAGCTAGGGCTGGGCCAGGGCGTGTGACTGGATCTCTCCCAGGCATGTTCCCGTGCACCCACCCCTGGCTCCAAGGAGTGACACCTGGTCCCTTGTCTCTGTTCCGTCAGTTCCCGGATATCTGCAGGGGACCCTGAACAACACGGGACTCCCGCCTCCTTTCCATGCATCCGGACATACTGTCCACATGCTGGCACGCGGACCCTCCATAAACTCTGCTCTCAATTCCACTCCCTCGAGTTTGACATCTGTCGCACTGTCAGGGCCCCTCTGCTGGTCCCCACAGGTGACCCCATCCTCCGACCCGGCCGACCCATTCCAGATCCTTCCACATCTGCATGGCCCCCACATGCTCTTCCCCGCAGGTCAGCAGATTAGGGAACAGCATCCTCCCCAGGCCCCTCTATGGTCCTGCTCCTTGGAGACCTGGGTGACCTGCACCCCTCGTTCTCTGCAGCTTCAGCACTTGGCCTGACTAGCCCCTCACGCAGAAGCGCCCGGGCAGGCCCCTGCCACCATGACCTCCCACCCTGCCCATCTGAGCGGGGGGTGGGCGCCACAGTGACCTTGTGTCAGTCTCCCCCAGAAGTGTGCCCACCACTCTGCTAACGGGATCTCAACAGCTGTGCCAAGTCCGCTTCATGAGACCACATGCCATCCTAGAGTCTAAGGTtttctgagaaggaaagaaagtggaATTTCATAGATTTCTAGGCTTGCGACTATAAGGCAGGCTcagctttcccctctgcctaatATTCTAGAAAAGCCACAGGGGCATGGGGAGCTCCACTCTCCCAGAACCAGCACCTGAGCATGGCCTGTGGCAGAGGGCCCGTGGGCTCCCAGGCTGCATGGGGGACGTCTTCTTTCCCTCCGTCCACTGGGCGACCTGAGGTCAGATGTGAGCCTGCCCTCGCTCCCTGGATCCTCATGGGACAGAGTGGCCAGGCTGGTGGGGTGGATGGCAGAACCGAAGCTTCAGACTGCTAAGGACACACGTGCTGCGTGTGCAGAACGAGGTCTTGTGGGGACAAAGATGTGGCATAGCCTCTCCAGGAGCAGCCTGTGGAGCCAGAGCTCCCAGACCCACATGTGAAAGATGCCGACGGAGCAAGAACACGTCCAAACACCAGGCCATTCTGACCAAACCCTGGGCTCGGCCTGGTTTAAACTTACAGTTTCTAATTTCAGTAAAACTGCGTATGAGAAAATATATACCTACGTGTTTTAAGTGAAAGTGCTGGTTGATTTGTAGACCTCAAGCTCTTCTAAATTAGTAACAGCTGCAGGAGGGACACCCGGAGGATACTCAAGCACCGCAGGGCCGGGGCCCAGGGGCAAGGCCACCTCACCAGCAGGAGGCGGCAGTGTTCACTaagcctgcctccctccctctcgcttataaaataaaaataaaataatcagtagAAATGCTGACACAAGGAGGAGGTCAGGCACTTGGTGTTTGTGCAGAGTGCATGGGGCTGCGTGCGGCCGGGGGCAAGCTCCCTCTCACCTACACACTGGCCTCTTACGCTTGCCTGGTGACCTCAGGCGCTTGGGGCAGAAGCACACATGTGAAGGAAGTGGCGTGGGACAGACCCCAGGCGGCCAGTGGTGCCCAGAGATGGGTCTCGTGAACCCTGGTACGCGGCTGCTGCAGCTCTGAGGCCAACGAGTGCACTTCAGCAGCGACTTCGGGCCACGTGTGTTACTGTGTGATGGGAGTTGTGCTTTCCTGGTGGTGAGAAGGCCAGGAAGAGGCTTTGCGATGTGGGTGCTCTGCACACGGGGCATCAGTCTTCATTCTAAGTGGGGATTCGACATGGGTATCTTTTCGGATGTTTGCCCCATGCCTGGGGGTCTGTGCCAGCCGGTGGCGGCTGCAGGGATGCTGGTTTGGGGTCAGACCCTTCCAAGCTCGAGACTTGCTGTGCAGTTGAAGTGGTGGCTGGTCCTAAGGGAACAGAGTCTTCAGGAGCAGACTGGAGAGGCCCAGCCTCATGCGCTGAGCCCAGAGGGGAAGGCGGGAAGGCGCAG from Canis aureus isolate CA01 chromosome 1, VMU_Caureus_v.1.0, whole genome shotgun sequence encodes the following:
- the CENPP gene encoding centromere protein P isoform X4, which encodes MITFQLEFEILEIQNKESLSSVITDLNIIMEPTEYSELSEFVSRAEERRDLLMFFRSLRFFVEWCDYRKRTFQHLKDKYPEVVHLPEGAASSCMGVRSACQPGFELVVVWRMHMEEEGKVFPKLDLLPKVPQQALELDQHHILETAPLRFRTLLGVLGIEAALESLITSLCPADNQFPANTQVCDFIPHKELPASREKPRL